A single region of the Zygotorulaspora mrakii chromosome 4, complete sequence genome encodes:
- the BOP3 gene encoding Bop3p (similar to Saccharomyces cerevisiae BOP3 (YNL042W); ancestral locus Anc_2.270) encodes MNTPNNSNSPMDDEQQQQPKSLMEVLFGTKLKDSDISERAIERALDYKVEQERTKQQYYRLENINRSIELFKLARDLGVPSQEISRLFSAESSHVPAVPAVAKSGAGTNPTPSAPPLSRNATKNGRSSSLESGSGGADSLSRQPLSYRFPPAGSNLLPRPVSLTNSSRELSSWRTNSPARIGASAVAALNDSIVIKEEDNHTAESPFSRKSTYHNRNLSLPITKLYNATIPSGMTSILSFNKEDAENSSTQSTIPTTASTSNPQALTFSSSHTTTTSNNKSHAPSNGNTNATTLRKPSGVAKKHRRTRSASSFGVIDLNVIDEAKQRDMQGRSSHEKHHEYDEKTCSESSSRNESPVRKASDSTDIKALNPVAKLLNNS; translated from the coding sequence aTGAACACGCCAAACAACTCAAACTCGCCAATGGATGACgagcagcagcagcaaccCAAGTCGCTGATGGAGGTCTTGTTCGGGACGAAGCTGAAGGACAGCGACATAAGCGAGAGAGCGATTGAGAGGGCTCTGGACTACAAAGTTGAGCAGGAGAGGACGAAGCAGCAGTACTACAGACTGGAGAATATAAACAGGTCGATCGAGCTGTTCAAACTGGCGAGGGACCTGGGCGTTCCCTCGCAGGAGATAAGCAGGCTGTTTAGTGCAGAGTCCTCTCACGTACCTGCGGTACCTGCGGTAGCGAAGAGCGGTGCTGGGACGAATCCGACGCCTTCGGCTCCTCCACTGTCGCGAAATGCGACTAAAAATGGCCGATCTAGCTCACTAGAGTCAGGATCTGGAGGCGCAGACTCTCTGAGCAGACAGCCCCTCAGCTATAGGTTCCCTCCTGCCGGGAGTAATCTGCTACCGAGACCTGTATCACTGACTAACAGCTCCAGGGAGCTTTCGAGCTGGAGAACTAATTCACCTGCAAGGATTGGCGCGTCAGCCGTTGCAGCTTTGAACGACTCTATCGtaataaaagaagaagacaatCATACAGCGGAGTCGCCGTTTTCTAGGAAATCAACGTACCACAATCGCAACCTTTCGCTGCCCATTACAAAGTTATATAATGCTACGATACCTTCCGGAATGACTTCAATATTAAGTTTCAACAAGGAAGATGCGGAAAATAGTAGTACTCAATCGACCATACCCACTACAGCGTCCACATCTAACCCACAAGCTTTGACGTTCAGCAGTTCTCACACTACCACAACGTCAAACAACAAAAGCCACGCACCTAGCAATGGTAATACTAACGCTACGACGCTACGGAAACCTTCCGGCGTAGCCAAGAAACATAGAAGAACAAGATCTGCTTCCTCATTTGGTGTGATAGATTTGAATGTTATAGATGAGGCGAAACAGCGAGATATGCAAGGAAGATCAAGTCACGAAAAACATCACGAATACGATGAAAAAACATGCAGTGAAAGTAGCagtagaaatgaaagtCCTGTGCGCAAAGCCTCCGATTCTACCGATATCAAAGCTCTTAATCCCGTTGCAAAGTTGTTGAACAATTCTTAA